Proteins found in one Streptomyces sp. NBC_00461 genomic segment:
- a CDS encoding integrase, with amino-acid sequence MISSQRRLAEVGMPEHTALVRDIAALEVLRTGKVEETGDPLLPYRLIGNDGVEVDAVTEFLHHMLADDDSPASLRSYAYELLSWFRFLAAIDVACDRAGRAEARDFALWLKTVKKPPRQRRPDAPRPG; translated from the coding sequence GTGATCTCGAGCCAACGACGGCTCGCGGAGGTAGGGATGCCAGAACACACGGCACTGGTACGAGACATAGCGGCGCTGGAGGTACTGAGGACGGGCAAGGTCGAAGAGACCGGTGACCCGCTGCTTCCGTACCGGCTGATCGGAAACGATGGCGTCGAGGTCGACGCGGTAACCGAGTTCCTCCATCACATGCTCGCCGACGACGACAGCCCCGCTTCCCTGCGCTCGTACGCCTATGAACTCCTTTCCTGGTTCCGGTTCTTGGCTGCAATCGACGTTGCGTGTGACCGTGCGGGGCGAGCGGAGGCCAGGGACTTCGCCCTGTGGCTGAAGACCGTGAAGAAACCACCGAGGCAGCGCCGGCCCGATGCGCCGAGGCCGGGGTGA
- a CDS encoding recombinase — protein sequence MLHVNPKMLARLTELEADLLDRKGRAAAEGWGGEIEGIDLTLTFLRAKREETQRRAQRPAVDLGIPQPRSRARRSQE from the coding sequence ATGCTCCACGTCAACCCCAAGATGCTCGCCCGGCTCACGGAGCTGGAAGCCGACCTCCTCGACCGTAAAGGGCGCGCCGCGGCCGAGGGCTGGGGCGGTGAGATCGAAGGCATCGACCTCACCCTCACCTTCCTCCGCGCGAAGCGAGAGGAAACACAGCGCCGAGCCCAGCGTCCGGCCGTGGACCTGGGCATCCCCCAGCCCAGGTCCCGAGCGAGGAGAAGCCAGGAGTGA